AGATGGAGACCATGGGATATCCCAAGGGGCGTTACAGCTTACCATCACCCAAAAATGGGATTGTGGGAGACATGATTTTGCTAACGTGAGTTAAGTTCTAACAAATACActtaataaaatcagaaaataaaatatctgtCCGGGATAACTCCTTATTTTCAGCCCACAAGATGCTACGGGCATGACTAGTTCTAACCGGTTTCACCATGTAGAATTACCGCATCAATCACGGAATTATATGTGTGTGAATGATACAAGAAAGTACACTGCAGTATCATGTGAGAGGAACCTAATTCTTATAACTTTTAGCGGATAAACATTAAACTTTTAGGCACTTTTCCCACCACTGGTGTGGCAGGCCATGAGCGAACACTGTTCTCAAGATTCAAAACTACTTCCAATCACATGCTGCCGCAAAAGGATACAAGTACATATAAAAATTGGGCATGAAGTATTTCCCTTGGTATTTTGAGATTGCTAGAAAGGGCAAATATGTTTTCCTGATTTAATCTTTGAGATGGATGTTTGACAAATTTTGATGGATCTGGAAAAATCTAGTTAAGATTCCCACGGACATTGGACCATCTACAACCCAAGTTATAGCAAATTTCTATGTGCATCAGTATCAGTGACTGCTACACGATCCATTGGGAACTACAAGAGTTATGCGTAGTTTATGATGTCATCTAGGCTTTTTAGTGCTCCATTATATCAATCTCTACCATTATAGAGCCTTTGATCATAATCCTTGAGCTGTTATCAATGGCTCAACACCATATATCCTTTGATTCTATAAATATTagtattcaataaaaatatatcctaattggttttattcttgattAAGAATGATAGTCAATAAAGTCTACCGGCTAAATGTGAGAGTATATCTATCAAATTGTAAAATTCATTAATAATTCCTATTATCATAACTTTCATGTTTTTCTCAAAGTAAAAGACATTAACGCAAGAGAATTATTAGTTAGACAAAGATCACCATAAATAAACCACTAGTAAATTCATCTGAACATGTATTGCTAtaatacattaaaaaaaaaagaggaagaaaaaaagattacTATTATACATACATATTACTTCATGGTTAGATTGATCTACGGTCCAAATAATAATTTTTCCTGTGAGGccttattttttctttaaaaaaaatactatgTAAATTTACCATTATACCCCTCAGAACTAAGCGGTCAATTAGAAGCACAAAAAAGGATATTATAGTCACTTTATAATTTATTGCTCTACTCTCACACTATCACCGCTGTTCGCCCAATAACACCATTTAAATCGTGCACTTATCATAAGACAATGTCATAAATGTATTTGAGATTTGTCCAAAAACCACCTTAAGCCAAGCAGAGGACCCTCACCCAGGAGGTTGATGCCAAATGGCAATTTATAATTCTTGTACCTTAGGCTGAGTGATGTTACAATCATTCCATGACAATAAATGAGATTTGGAGGGATCTCATCAGGTCACGAGCATCTAAGATCGTGCCTCATCCTCCACCAAATGATCCATTTCCTGGCCCCTCTCAGTGGATCCCACAGGCCGTGCAAAGCAGAGGCCGATACCCGAGAAACAGACTTCTCGGTTACTCTGCGAGGTCCACATTTGCTGTTTCTCCTTGGCAagtttttagagagagagagagagagagagagagaggcatagAGCAAAAGAGTATATTATTCAGTAAGGGAGTGGGTTTATCTCCCAGAGTAGAGACAGGTTGTGGGGGATGCAGGGCCCTCGAGATTCTCCCTCAAAAGAAACTCCCTCCTCGGTCGCACCAACGAGGACTTTGGCACCCTCATTTGAGAACTAAGAGGAAGGCAATGGAAAAGCTAACGCAACTCAGCAAAGCCTTTAGGCGCACCATCCTCCAGAGTTCAGATGGCCACGCCCACTTCCAGCCAGCGCATTTTTTGTGGTATGGGTTCCGATATGGGTGTCTGCTTTAGTGCAAGCAGAAATTAGCTCGACAGCCGAAGTAAAAGCCCGCTGCCCGTTCCCACTGACACCCtggcaaaagtttttttttcctgatccAACGGTCATTTTTTTTACCGAGACAACGGTCATCTTACTTTTGTAGCAGACGGTGGTCGTGTTCCTTTTGGACCTTTTCTGGAGCGggtatttctctttttttgttttttgtttaccTTTAGCCCGAAAATTATCCGTTCCTATTTGCCATCTTCttatcaactcctaaaatcaaATAGGATAAATAACTTTTGTATTCCTAGTGGTGAGGCAAGTAACGGAAAAGAAGCATTTCTAATGGGAAAAAGGAAGAATTTGTATGTGCCTCAAAGTTTGCAAGATCTGATTCTAGTCTTATTCTCACGTTTCCATTTTTTTGCTACTGCATCTAGCACGTAGAAACCATTAGCTACAGGCTTTAAATTTGAACGGCAGTAGAAACCAGTACACCTTGAGGTAGGAAATGATTTCGGAGTTTAGATAGATAAAAATGGAGCTTATACAAATAGGTGACCTGCGCATTTAATTGTACTAACAAGCCCAGTCAGGTCTCAAATTGGTGGTGTTATCTCACAAATCACGAGCAGGAACGGAGAAAGGACAGAGTGGACCGGCAACTAAAGCGTGAGTGAATCTATCAGAAAGAGATGAAGAATATTTTAACGGCACAATAGTACAGGAAAGGCTGCAAAGGGATGACATGGGGACCAAATACATCATAGGACCTAATAAATTTATCCTAGTTCATGCTAttacacaagaaaaaaaaaaataattattagataCGTTTATTGGATTGGTTTTACTGATTGGGAAAATTTTTTCCCAATCAGAAGTAGAAATTATTGCTGGATCAGATCCGCCAACTCAATGGTGGATAATGGTGGACCAATCCAAAGACCAACCAAACATGTAAtagaacaaaaattaaaaaaaaaattctctgttCCCTTGCTCCGTGCGCGGTGACGTTTCTCAGTGTTTTTTGTGCGCCGCAGTCGGCAGTGAGAAAAAGAAATGAGGCGCaggggggaggaggaagagCTCCCTTCTTAATATAGCGCTTTGCAGCTCTACTTAGCGGCCCTTCTCCCACTAGGAATAGCATATTTGCTTGTGATAATGGTTTTCCATCCCAGAGCTATTCTGGTGTTTCATTTCCTGATTTCGaggaaattagggtatgtgagCTCGCCGAAATTTAAGGTTTTTGAAAAATTTGAGGGATTTGATTCTCTATTTGGGAGAAACTTGCTTGGTTTTGAATTGCTCCACGGAGCTGACACTAAATCTGGAAATTCCGGCACCTATATGCTCAGCAGGAGCAGCTCGTCCATGGCCCTCATAGGCCTACTAGCCAATCACGTAATAACTTaggacttcaaaaaaaaaaaaaaaaaaaaaaaaaaaaaaaaaaaaaaaaaaaaagctagtcaataggtattatttgggttccttgattttatataagtatccacttagcaaataatcgatgtggaactaaacacacgtccgtacGAATCCTCGTATACTCTTCTGTTTAAGCTTTGACGTCTTGTCaaactaagggttcaaatctaatcacaagtactACGATCagtccgtggtcagccccaataaaTCTGTACTACAATATCttatagtccacataggttatgggtcggatccgctctgataccatttgtaacaacccaggatcttacCTAATAAAAATTAgtcaaaagatattattttgatttttaaattctgtataagtacccataAATTACCTagcgaataatcgatatgggactaaTACACGCCCGCTCGAGTCCTCACAAATCAAGCCATGAAATTTTTGTACAAGTCGAAGTTTAGCGACTCTCCTGCAATAGCAGTCTCCACCACCTCCCCCAATGGAGGCAAGATATGGCGGTTTCGATTGAGGGATCCTAATGCCCTCATGGAGCGAGTAGCGAGGTTCCCCATCTTTGCCACCAAGGACTTGCAAAGACGGCCTTTATTCTATCCCATGCCACCGACCACTCCCTAAAGCCCAAAGCCGAGCTGCTGACTCCCGACCGTTTTGCCCAAACCTCAGTGACCCCAACGCCGTCGCCGCACGAGAAGCTCAGCATTAGAGTTTGCTCGAGAGGATGTCGATGCATTCGATGTAGACCTCCCATAGATTACTATTACATGTGTTGCCTTTTGGTTGGCTTGGTCCACCGCTAAGCTGATGTGCTTATTCCAACTAAAATTTTTTCCATCAAAAGACATTTTGTTCCATCACCATCTCCaaagttcttttttttccagCAAAATGCCCTCCATATGCTCCTGAATTCCCAACTCGGGATTATCACAAAATCAGCAGACAGCCTTCTCCACGACACAACCAGCCACGGCTTCAAGTACGCGTCTGTTATTCACTCGGAAGAGAAGCCTATCGCAACAGCTGATCGTGGAGACCTTACCCTCGCAACCCAGATTCACGCCTTTGTGCTCTCCAGTTGGCAAAAAGGATTCAAAAGCCTACCGACACCACCCAAAACCGGACCCAAACTAAAGCTACCGCAACTTCTCTCTCTCGTCACACACGCCGCGCTATATCCCCCAGAAACGGACCTCCCATAACGCTATTATAATAATAAGTAACGGTTCGCAACGCTCGTTAGCTGTGAAGAAGACCCAGAGAAAGACCCGTAATAAATGGTAAGAAAAACGAAGATGTGAATACCTGGGCCCACCGAGGACGCCGGCATTCATGGTTAGCCGGTCGATGAGGGCAGCCGACTTCGGATTAAGACTCTCCGCCTTGGCGTAGGTAGCCTCCAACCCCGCCCCCGACGGCACGAAGAAGGCCCCGTTCACCATGATGTCGCCCTCCGTCCTCCAGTTCCATCCCGTCCAATCCCCCTCCTCCGTGTCCACCCTCTTCGTCACCTACATACATTCCACTAGATTAGTCCTCCGCAGGCACATCTTATCTTACCTCCCCCAGAAAGACCAAAGCAAGAGTAAAGTCACCACCTGCTTGGCGTTGGGGTCGGAGGGGGCGGTGTAGCGATTGCCCTGGCTGTTGATGGTGGGTTCGGCGCTGCCTCCGATGGCGTACATCTCCCACTGGGTGAAGTCGTTGTTGACGATGTGAATGTAGCCGCGGCGGCAGCGCGGCATCCGCTGCACCAGCGCCTCGCCGAAGTGGTTGAAGGCGATGGTGACCTGCATCCCGATGTCCAGGAGGTACTGGTCGTTGTGCCCCAGGAGCATCACCTCGTTATGGTGGGAGAAGTGGTTGTTGGAGATGGTGATGGCGGTGGAGCCCATGATGGCGTCGATCAGGCCGTCGGAGCAGTAGGACAGGGAGCAGTGGTCCACCCAGATGTTACGGCCGCCGTAGATGGAGACGCCATCGCCGTCGGATCGGGTGCGCCAGCCGTAGTGGGTCGGGGAGGAGCGGACGTTGGCCTCGCCGGCGGGGACGCAGTGGTGGATGTGGAGGTTGTGGAGGATGATGTGGGAGACGTACTGGAGGGTAATGCAGGCGCCGCCGGCGATGTGGACGTTCGCGCCGCGGCCGTCGATGGTCTTGAAGCTGTTCACGATGAGCTCTTCGTTCAGGCGGATGGTCATGTCGCCGGCGAAGACGATCCAGAGTGGGCCCTCCTGGATGACGCCGTACCGGAGGGTGCCGGGAGCCGGGTTCACCGGGTCGCGGTCGGAGGAGTCGGTCACCACGTAGATCTGGCCACCCTTGCCGCCCAGGGCGTCGCGGCCGAACCCCAGGCCGCAATCGGCGAGCCTCTGCCGGTCGGACCGCCAGTCGCCAGAGCACCGCCAGCAGTCGTCGATCGGGTTGCCGGTGAGGCACGACGACTGGTCTTTCTCCTTGGCCTGGAGCAGGGCTCGCCGCCGGGAGGACTCCACTTGCCTGAGGCGGAACAGAGGAGAGCAGCATTGTTAGGAGAACGAGAGATTAAAGCTGGGTTCGAGAGGGGGGTTACCTTTGGACTTCGCGGACGACGGATTCGGGGTCTGGGTGGGCGTAGGGGTGGTGGGTGGAGTTGGAGTGGAGTGGGACGGCGGCGTCGGCGGGGAGGGGGAATGGGAGGCAGAGGAGGAGAATGTAGGTGGGGAGGAGAAGGCGGTGGAGCATTTTGATGTcggcggaggagaaggaggtAGAGGTGGCGGCGGGATATGGAGGGAGGGGGGAAGGAGGGAAGATGTGGATTTGGGGGGGAATGGGGGTGgggttatttataataattAGGAAGGATGGGGTGTTAAATTAATAGGATTTTGGTGATTACATgggtttatttctatttttttaaatttcagatgggAATGGGGAGTGGAAGAGGTTTGGGACCGACGCTGGGTTCCACGCCTGCTCCCCTTCCCTCCTGGGTTCGAGTTGGACCGTTGGCGCAAGATGGATCTTCTTTCGCGGCATCCACCCGTTGGATTATTCCAACGTGCATATCTCAAAGCACTTCGAACACAGACTTTGAGGCGCCCATTGCACGGTTCAACAGTAGATTCgagtaaaaaaaagtaaatcacttttcgtgcaaaagatacaacccagTCCCTGTTCACATTCCTTTCTTGTTGAAAGAACCAATGAAGGGGTGAGGCTACCTTTGGGTAAGAGGGAAATATATGGTTGAAAGGGGCAAGATATATAAAAAGAGAGGAGaccaggagaaagaaaaagacaaaacAAAGGAAGGCGAGCAAGCTGATGGAcggatttttattttgtttttcccCATTCTCCCCTTCAGTCAtaacttttctctctttttttgataaaaagatcAAGATTAAGGTCATTACTTGTAAATAACTATTCTTTATCTTCTTTCAGGATAGATGTTACAATATAAGTGCATAACAACATTATAGTACAGTATATAGAGCTTTGAAATGCCCTGTCAAAAATGGTTTccttgttaagaagcttgtgtATGTACGACTTTGATAACTTCTCTCAGTAATTCATGATGAGTTGCGAGTtgaagttgttttttttttcaaaaaaaaaaacttaggaatCGGTAGGGTCCTTTGTTCTGAGAGTGCCGTTGCTTTTTTGCACTTCCATTTGGCAATACGCTTTGGAGCTTACCTTGATTCTAACTTGCATTATGTGCTCTAGATCATCTTCATCATTAGCTGATAAATTTCAAGAACAATGACACCTCTTATGCAGCAGCTAGAGAACAAGTATCAGGTAAGGGGAGGATACTTTTGCAACATGGAACATCTTCAAAACCAGACTGTATGAGGCATAAAGATGCATTCTAGTTTGAACTAAATAATGGTTTTGTCTTTATGTGCTAGCAAACAGTTTTGCGATTTAGAAATTTGGTATGACTGGTAGATTGCAGCCATATATCTACATGCCTTTCATCACAAGGATTGTCCTATTGTCATGAAACCAAAGGACTTGAGCTCATGTTGTATAGGATTGCACACTCTtactgtctttttttttttttttgctaagatgGACGTTTTACATCATTCCAGTATGAATACATTCAAAAGAGTTAAAGAGTAGCAAGTCTCGACAATCCCTCATTCCACTGAAATGGTTGGCCATGAAGAAGGCCATGCAATCCATAGTTCCATTTGCCTCTCGGTAGATGTGTCATGTTGTAAAAGAGATGCACCTTCTTGCCAAACTCCAAATATCTCAAAGTAGAGGGTAGGTAcccaccttcctcatctgcctttgGATCCAACTAATTATTATAGCAGAGTTACCCTCAACTAGGATGAAGTCAGCCCAAAATGCCTCAAGCATAGGTAAAGCCAGCCGTACTCTTACTATCAGTCGACTTCCAAATTCTTTAATGATGTTTTACTATAAAGACTTCATCATACTGCATTATTGGCAACTCTATGTAGCAAATAGTCTTGCCATATGGAAATTTGGTATGATGGGTAGATTGCAGCTTTATATCTACGTGCCTTTTATCACGAGAATTGTCCTGTTGTGAAATTGGTGGACTTCGGCTTATGTAGTATGGGATTGCACACTCTtactatcattttttttctcctttaagACATGCATTTAATATCATTCTAATATAAATATGtccaaaaaagtaaaaaaacagCAAGTCTCGAAGCGCTCTCGGAACAAACATCACATAAATCTAGAGTATCCCATTAGAGTGGTTAGCCGCAAAAGAGACCATCTAATCCACAACTTTGTCCGTCTGCCTTTCGGTAGATATGTCTTGCTGTAAAAAAAATCCACCTTCTCGGCAAACTCTAAATATCCTGAAGCAACCAAGCATCCTCAATAGCTGTAGCTGAGAGTCATCCTCAATTAGGATGAAGCCAGCTCAAAGTGCGCCGAACATAGTTAAAGCTGCCCCATTTTTACGGGCATTCGGCCTCCAAATTCTCTACTGATGTTTTACTGTAGGACTTCGTCGTACTGGGACGCTGAGTTTTTTGTTTCATAAAATATTTGTACCCTCTGCTCCTCGTAAAGGCCTCAATGTTAGAAAGAATCCCATTCTGGTTGTCTGGAACCCTGTCAAGCCAAATCAGCACAGTGGGCGCAATGGGTATGTGCAAGGACAACGCGGGAGACTTCAAGATTATGTCGTAAGCTTGGGCCGAGTCCCTACAGTATATTTGCCCATAGATAGACTACAACGGTAACCCTGGTTTACTATCCTTTCTAACCAGAAGACAGAAGGGAAAGACATGGTAAAAGCAAATTATCCTCGCTGCAGGAGAGCTATAAATTAGTCTAGTAACGTCTTTGCATGAGATTTTTATATTACGATAACATTTCTTCTGTAAAAATTACTGTAGTACGCTTCGCACGGTTATGAAATTAAACATAGACGAAGCATCATGAATTAGCCCTTGGAACAGGCCTTCCTACCTTCTTAGGAGGTAAGAGGTTCAGATCCTATCAAGGTGCTCTGGTAGTTTTGGATCATTGCAATTATACGCTGCTGACAGAGGTTTTTGTGATGTAACCTATGCGAAATGGATAGGTGAGCTAGATTGGCTCGGTTTAGGGATGAAAAACTGTGCCTAGAATTGCTTGGAGGATTGATATGTATCCAACCTTTGAAACAATACGTAGAGTAACATTATTTTATAATGATTTGGGGGTCTTCcataatgttatatatatatatatatacacataatgAGCTTTTGACTAACAATGGTTATAAAACAGAGATAACAGTAATATGACATCTTTATAGTGCATAACAACATGTCTTAAAAGAAGTCCAAGTGACATGATCAAACAGTAGTCCTTATTTTTCGATTGCTATGTCATGTTTTTTCTTTAGAATGGTCGATAATGCCtgctattttatttctaaataacCCCATTTGAAGATAGAAGTGAGCAAGCTACCATGCTTGTCGAGATCTTCCTTTAAAGCTTAAAGCAAAGaattaaaaacaaaagaaaaatagagagaaaagATGCTAGTGGCCCTTGTCAAGTTGGTTATGTAGAACCTTAAACTGAAAGATATATGCATTTGAAGGGAGTCTAAGATTTCCATCTGTAGAACCTTGTCAAAGAATTAAGTTTCCTGTGGTATATGTGCATCTGTAGTCTAAGATTCGTGCGACCGTGTCATGTGGTTGATCGAGATGACGGGTTTGGAGTGTGACATCTAGTTACCATCAAACTTGGACAGCATACTACTGAAGGGATCCTTCTACGAGAAGGGAGCTCATGCCAAAGAGGATTTACATAAAAGGGGCATTCAATTCTCctccttttctccctcttttctcagccttttctttttctaaaggTAGTTTATCCCTACCTCCTTGTCACCCGCCGGCGCACAGCCtaaatccttttctttttggttcatGATTCATGTCACTACGAGAACAAACAAAATTTCCATGCTTTGGTGCTTTTCTTGGAGACTAGAAATGCTGCGCAATACTCACATTTCCACATATTGTTTGTCCAGTCAATTAAATCCTTTATATTTGGATCATAAACTTTTTCCTACCTGTTGTCTTCTCCTAGCTTTTTTCCTAGTCAGGTGAGATGAAGTTTCACTAGATAAGCATCATACTTTCCAATATAGTTGTTTGTTCTTCATGGAATTGGTGTTATCAATAGGCCTAAGGAGACTCAAGGCTGGGCCTGAGAAGTTTTGGGCATATGCTCTGGCCGGACAAATATTGTCCAAATTGCCAGAACAATTTATTTGCTCTAACTATTTGGGTAGAATGAGGCTTTGGAGATAGAAGTATTTTTGGGAGAGTGGGAGACTTGGCCACAAATTTCATCCAAACCCTTCTAAAATATGGAGATAACCGGCACGTTCGTTTGATGGGAATCTTTGGAAGATTAGTTTACATAGACCTTATGGTACCATTTGGAAATTAAAATAGAGCTGCTAGACGTAGAATTGAAGCCCTTTTGCGCATGAATTCAAATTTAAGCATGTAGATACGGCATGAGCAACGAAGTCAGTGAAGTGAACAATTATTTTAGGATGGGAAACTTCTGTTTCCTTTAATTGATGACAACGGATGACACAATAACTTACAAGATGCATGCGATGATCGACTAAGAAGTCATTTTCTGTCTTTGTTTGGTAGGATAGTTATTTTCTGTCTTCAATTATAGGTAATGCACGTAGGAATTCTCAGCTTCTCATGGATGTCCTTCTTCTACTGGTCTGCAGCCACTAAGAATTATATAACTGTTCCTAGAGTccccccttttataggaggggggtGTAGCAGTTACATGCAATCGGACATAATTGCGCAATCTTGGTTTTAATGAATTACCTTAGATGGCTCGAGATTTCGGACTAGCTGGCGATCGGTTGAGATTGCGTGGATTCAAATATTGACAGCCATTGTGGCGGAGATTGCGGGATTTAATCCCGAATATAGAGGATTTGGTGGTCCTTTCCTTAGGCGAACCGGCTTGGTTGTTCGTagagttggagtcggctcgaggtCAATTGGGCTTTGCTCAGCCGAGATCATGCGTGCCAAGGTCGCTCCTGCCGAGGTCGTTTCTGCCGAGGTCGTGCTTTTCGAGGTCGTGCTTGTCGAGGTCGTACTTGTCGAGATCATGCTTGTCGAGATTGTGCTTGTCGAGGTCATGCTTTTCGGGGCCGTGCTTGTCGAggccattcttcttgagattACATCTGTCGTCGAATTTAgatgctttaattgtattttgtGGGGTAGTCCACTTTGCCCCTCATCAATAACCATGTTAGTAATGAGAGAAAGATCACTAGAGAACGATTCTGGTAGTGCATTGTTGAgatccaagtctagagacaGCGCAAGGCACTATCACTATAAGGAGTATGACCACATTAGATGTGTGCTTGCAGCATGCACAAATGTAGAAGAATGGTGGTGATTGGATACGTTGAtggtattagttttttttggACAGATAGAGGTgaaggtagagagagagagagagggaggaggagaaagagaggtgaagaaaatcatttttttgtAGTTTTTCTCAACATCGCCTATATAAGAGGAAAATATCACGAATAAATCGTaacattataaagaaaaaaagatagaaaggaTAATCGATGCCTATCTTGTATTTCCACACCAGGGATTGGATTGCTGGTCCTAAAGGATAAAAGTAAAATTACAAAAACCATTGCCAACCATTTTGGCTATTTCAACTAGTACGGAAGGTGAAGGTACAACTATCAGCTAGAGGATGATGTCCTCTCCTCGCCATCTCTTCCAAGCCGAAAATCCTAACCTTAGCCTTCTCAAATCCTCACTTCGAAATCTCCTTGAGAACAAATTTCACCATTTTGTAGAAGTATTTAACAAGATCGTCCTCAAAGTACTATAGACCTGGCTCAATCCAGATCTTCCTATCACAAGCATGATTGCATGAACATCTCATCGAAGGGACTCCAATTGTGAGGAAATAAGAGAAGTTAGTAGGAAAATtaggaaaaaaattgagaaagaagaaagaatctCTCAAAA
Above is a genomic segment from Phoenix dactylifera cultivar Barhee BC4 chromosome 2, palm_55x_up_171113_PBpolish2nd_filt_p, whole genome shotgun sequence containing:
- the LOC103717730 gene encoding probable pectate lyase 5; amino-acid sequence: MLHRLLLPTYILLLCLPFPLPADAAVPLHSNSTHHPYAHPDPESVVREVQRQVESSRRRALLQAKEKDQSSCLTGNPIDDCWRCSGDWRSDRQRLADCGLGFGRDALGGKGGQIYVVTDSSDRDPVNPAPGTLRYGVIQEGPLWIVFAGDMTIRLNEELIVNSFKTIDGRGANVHIAGGACITLQYVSHIILHNLHIHHCVPAGEANVRSSPTHYGWRTRSDGDGVSIYGGRNIWVDHCSLSYCSDGLIDAIMGSTAITISNNHFSHHNEVMLLGHNDQYLLDIGMQVTIAFNHFGEALVQRMPRCRRGYIHIVNNDFTQWEMYAIGGSAEPTINSQGNRYTAPSDPNAKQVTKRVDTEEGDWTGWNWRTEGDIMVNGAFFVPSGAGLEATYAKAESLNPKSAALIDRLTMNAGVLGGPRDNDMGTGYSGVSNGGTGTTAYSGPGYGSLGMAFASGAPSPPSHCCSLLILCSSLLIALFSLLSLHPL